Genomic segment of Cronobacter dublinensis subsp. dublinensis LMG 23823:
CCGAGCATAGAGGGTTGCACGCAACGGGAAAAGGGCTTTTACCCATCTTTACGCTGCTTTATTTCTCTAAAAACAAGGACTCAGAAAGCGCATTACTATCATAAAAACGTGGTCGACACCGGCGCGCTTTCAGATCCCCCTCTTATATATGACGTAAAAGCGTTGCGCGAAACCCGACACGCGTCTATCAGTGTTAACGACACATCACAACAATACACAAGGCGTGGAAAATGAACGTGAAACAGAAAGCTCTGTCTTTTTCTCTCATCGCCGCTGTCATTTCCGGCGTATGCGCGACAGCGTATGCGGCGCAGGTGCCGGCGGGCGTTGAACTGGCGGCAAAACAGGAACTGGTGCGCAACAACGGCAGCGAGCCTGCCTCGCTCGACCCGCATAAAGTCGAGAGCGATGTCGAATTCAACATCATCGGCGATGTTTTTGAAGGACTGGTGGCGGTGCGTAAAGATGGCTCCATCGAACCGCGGCTCGCAGAAAGCTGGGACAACAAAAACAACACCGTCTGGACATTCCATCTGCGCAAAGGCGTCACTTGGTCGGACGGCGAGCCCATTACGGCGGAAGATGTGGTCTGGAGCTGGCGGCGTCTGGTCGACCCGAAAACCGTCTCTCCCTACGCCAGCTTTCCCGGCAACATGAACATTGAAAACGCCGCCGACATCGCCAACGGTAAAAAGCCGGTGGACACGCTGGGCGTGAAAGCGCTGGATGACAACACGATTCAGGTGACCCTCACACAGCCCACGGCGGCGTTTCTGTCGATGCTGGCGCACCCGTCGCTGGTGCCCATTGATAAAACCGCCGTCGAGCGTTTCGGCGATAAATGGGCGCGCCCGGAGCATTTCGTTTGCAGCGGCGCGTATAAAGTCACCGACTGGGTGGTGAATGAAAAAATCACCGCCGAGCGTAATAAACGCTACTGGAACGATAAAGAGACGGTAATCAATAAAGTCACTTACCTGCCGATTGCCGCTGAAACGGCGGATCTGAACCGCTACCGGGCGGGGGAGATCGACATCACCAGCACCGTGGCGCTCAACCAGTTCGCGCAATTGAAAAAAACGATGCCGGAGCAGGTGGACGTCTCGCCGCTGCTGGCCACTTACTATTACGAATTCAACACCACCAAAGCGCCGTTTAACGATCCGCGCGTGCGCCGCGCGCTGAACATGGCGCTGGATAAAGACGTTATCGCGCAAAAAGTGCTGGCGCAGGGGCAACGCCCGGCGTGGGTGGTCAGCCAGCCTGAAATCGGCGGCGTGAAAATGACGCCGCCGGAGTACGCGAGCTGGCCGCTTGAAAAACGCGTCAGCGAGGCGAAAAAACTGCTGGAGGCGGCAGGCTTCAACGCGCAGCATCCGCTGACATTCAATCTGCTCTATAACACGCTCGAGTCGCACCAGCGCATCGCTATCGCGGCAAGCTCGATGTGGCAGAAAAATCTCGGCGTGGTGGTGAAGCTCCAGAACCAGGAGTGGAAAACCATGCTTGATAACAAACACACCGGTAATTTCGACGTGGTGCGCTACGCATGGAACGCCGACTATGACGACGCCTCGACATTCCTGAACAACTACCGCACCGGCGACAGTCAGAACACCTCGCGCTATACCAACAAGGCCTATGACGAGGCGCTGGCGAATGCGTCGAAAGCGGCGGATGTCGCCGCGCGCGGGAAATATTATCAGCAGGCGGAAACGATTCTGGCAGAGGATGTGCCTGCCATTCCTGTGTATCACTACGTGCGCACCCACATGGTGAAACCCTGGGTTGGCGGTTTTTATTCCAATAATCTGGGCTATTACTTCACCAAAGATATGTACATCAAAAAACATTAACCGGAGCGCCGCGCTGTGGTGGCCTGTGAAAATGCTGCAAATGTGATCGTTGTGCCGATATTTCAGGCGATTAGCGCGCTTTTGAGTGTTTTTGCGGCAATCGAACACATTCGGGCTTTACACAGCGCAGGGGGATGTTTATAGTTCGCGTCATTGCGGAAGTGTGGCCGAGCGGTTGAAGGCACCGGTCTTGAAAACCGGCGACCCGAAAGGGTTCCAGAGTTCGAATCTCTGCGCTTCCGCCAACCAATTTAAGGGGATGCCGAAAGGCGTCCCCTTTTTCGTTTATGTCGTGCTTTCCTCGCAGGCCCACGTTTTCATCAGGTGTTTCTTAACGTCTTCCGGCGGGTTTGTTACTGAAGACAACCCGTCTGTCGCGTGCAGAGCGCGCCCTGGCGCGCGAACTCGCTCCCGATCCTATAAAGTCTGTTACATCTGCCCGCCGTCCTGCGCTTGTGAATACGTCTTCTGTGCGTAGCATCTGCCGTTCAGTCAACGTTCCTGTCGCCCTGCGGCGGGGCAGAGCTATCACCGGCGGGTTTCAGGGAGGGAACACGATGGCGTCACTACAGGCGGTTGTAGAGAGTTGTCAGTCGGGCGCAGAAGCGCTGGCAGCGCTGGCGCAACAGCGCCTCGCGCACTGGGATAAATGGCTGCAACCGGTTTTTGTTGATAACCCTACCGGCGACGATCCGGGCTACGACGACGATTTCCAGCAGATCCGCGAAGAGGTGAATAAGCTCTCTGGCGCGGATACCGCGCTGATTGGCACGCTGGCGGAAAACATCCTTCTGACCACGGCCAAAGATATCCGCGTGGCCACCTGTTATGCCTGGGCGCGGCTGCACCGCGACGGCGAGGCGGGCTTTGCCGAAGGGCTGGAGTTGCTCGCCGCGCTCCTGCAACGTTTTGGCGCGATGCTCCATCCACAGCGCGCCCGCAGCCGTCAGGCGGCGCTGGAGTGGCTCGCAAGCTCGCGCGTGCTCGACAGCCTGTCGCTTTACCCCGAAGTCAC
This window contains:
- a CDS encoding ABC transporter substrate-binding protein; the encoded protein is MNVKQKALSFSLIAAVISGVCATAYAAQVPAGVELAAKQELVRNNGSEPASLDPHKVESDVEFNIIGDVFEGLVAVRKDGSIEPRLAESWDNKNNTVWTFHLRKGVTWSDGEPITAEDVVWSWRRLVDPKTVSPYASFPGNMNIENAADIANGKKPVDTLGVKALDDNTIQVTLTQPTAAFLSMLAHPSLVPIDKTAVERFGDKWARPEHFVCSGAYKVTDWVVNEKITAERNKRYWNDKETVINKVTYLPIAAETADLNRYRAGEIDITSTVALNQFAQLKKTMPEQVDVSPLLATYYYEFNTTKAPFNDPRVRRALNMALDKDVIAQKVLAQGQRPAWVVSQPEIGGVKMTPPEYASWPLEKRVSEAKKLLEAAGFNAQHPLTFNLLYNTLESHQRIAIAASSMWQKNLGVVVKLQNQEWKTMLDNKHTGNFDVVRYAWNADYDDASTFLNNYRTGDSQNTSRYTNKAYDEALANASKAADVAARGKYYQQAETILAEDVPAIPVYHYVRTHMVKPWVGGFYSNNLGYYFTKDMYIKKH